In a genomic window of Saccharothrix sp. HUAS TT1:
- a CDS encoding response regulator has product MTIRVLVADDQALIRAGLVALFTAAPGFDVVGEAADGEQAVAAAARTSPDVILMDIRMPVLDGIGATRRILAEHREDPPRVIVLTTFDLPEYVYTALGEGASGFLVKDTPPDRIISAVRTIAAGDILVAPHITHRLIETYAQHHRATAVGAPQLEALTARETEVLRLVGNGLTNGQIAQRLVLSEATVKTHVKRLMGKLGLSSRAQAVVVAYETGLIVPTGGTR; this is encoded by the coding sequence GTGACCATCCGCGTGCTCGTCGCCGACGACCAGGCGCTGATCCGCGCGGGCCTGGTCGCCCTGTTCACCGCCGCGCCCGGGTTCGACGTCGTCGGTGAGGCCGCCGATGGCGAGCAGGCCGTCGCCGCGGCGGCCCGGACCTCGCCCGACGTGATCCTGATGGACATCCGGATGCCCGTGCTGGACGGCATCGGCGCGACCCGCCGCATCCTGGCCGAGCACCGCGAGGACCCGCCGCGGGTGATCGTGCTGACCACGTTCGACCTGCCCGAGTACGTCTACACGGCGTTGGGGGAGGGCGCGTCCGGGTTCCTGGTCAAGGACACCCCGCCGGATCGGATCATCTCCGCGGTCCGCACCATCGCCGCGGGCGACATCCTGGTCGCGCCGCACATCACCCACCGGCTGATCGAGACCTACGCCCAGCACCACCGGGCGACCGCCGTCGGCGCGCCGCAGCTGGAGGCCCTGACCGCGCGGGAGACCGAAGTGCTGCGCCTGGTCGGCAACGGGCTGACCAACGGCCAGATCGCGCAGCGGCTCGTGCTCAGCGAGGCGACGGTGAAGACGCACGTCAAGCGGCTGATGGGCAAGCTGGGGCTGTCCAGCCGGGCGCAGGCCGTCGTGGTGGCCTACGAGACCGGCCTCATCGTGCCGACCGGTGGGACCCGGTGA
- a CDS encoding glycosyltransferase, translating into MRVLFTFAGGLGHFRPLVPLAEAVAAAGHTVAVAANPGRRAAIEAAGFTAIGVGERRDGPPERRPLLAPDPEREAHDLREGFVRHGAARALPDYLELFQRWQPDVVVCEEVDFGSVLAAEELGLPHANAQVIASGSFVRPEVIGEAVAELRAERGLPPDPDLVMLHRHLLLSPFPPSFRDPAFPLPDTAVPIRPPVGPSGRSDRPTVYFTLGTVFNTESGDLFSRVLAGLRDLPVDVVATVGEHVDPAEFGPQRPGVRIARFLPQADVLPRCDLVVSHGGSGSVMGALGHGLPAVLLPMGADQPHNAEQCARLGVGKALHPVTATPRDVRDAVAEVLAEPGYRQAAERVRQEMLELPEPAAVVPLLERLVTGSHRSAR; encoded by the coding sequence ATGCGCGTGCTGTTCACCTTCGCCGGCGGGTTGGGGCACTTCCGGCCGCTGGTCCCCCTGGCCGAGGCGGTCGCCGCGGCCGGGCACACCGTGGCGGTCGCGGCGAACCCCGGTCGGCGGGCGGCGATCGAGGCGGCCGGGTTCACCGCGATCGGGGTCGGCGAGCGGCGCGACGGGCCCCCGGAACGCCGTCCGCTGCTGGCGCCCGACCCGGAACGGGAGGCGCACGACCTGCGCGAGGGCTTCGTCCGGCACGGCGCGGCCCGGGCGCTGCCGGACTACCTGGAGCTGTTCCAGCGGTGGCAGCCGGACGTGGTGGTCTGCGAGGAGGTCGACTTCGGCAGCGTGCTGGCCGCCGAGGAACTGGGCCTGCCGCACGCCAACGCGCAGGTGATCGCGTCCGGCTCGTTCGTGCGGCCGGAGGTGATCGGGGAGGCCGTCGCCGAGCTGCGCGCCGAGCGCGGCCTGCCGCCCGACCCCGACCTGGTGATGCTGCACCGGCACCTGCTGCTCTCGCCGTTCCCGCCGAGCTTCCGCGACCCCGCCTTCCCGCTGCCGGACACCGCGGTGCCCATCCGGCCGCCCGTGGGGCCGTCCGGCCGGTCCGACAGGCCGACCGTGTACTTCACCCTGGGCACGGTCTTCAACACGGAGTCCGGCGACCTGTTCTCCCGGGTCCTGGCCGGGCTGCGCGACCTGCCGGTCGACGTGGTCGCCACGGTCGGCGAGCACGTCGACCCGGCCGAGTTCGGCCCGCAGCGGCCCGGTGTGCGCATCGCCCGCTTCCTGCCGCAGGCCGACGTCCTCCCCCGCTGCGACCTGGTCGTCTCGCACGGCGGTTCGGGCAGCGTCATGGGCGCGCTGGGGCACGGCCTGCCCGCGGTGCTGCTGCCCATGGGCGCCGACCAGCCGCACAACGCCGAGCAGTGCGCGCGCCTGGGCGTGGGCAAGGCGCTGCACCCGGTCACCGCCACCCCGCGGGACGTGCGGGACGCGGTCGCCGAGGTGCTGGCGGAGCCCGGTTACCGGCAGGCCGCCGAACGGGTGCGGCAGGAGATGCTGGAACTGCCCGAACCCGCGGCCGTGGTGCCGCTGCTGGAGCGGCTGGTCACCGGGTCCCACCGGTCGGCACGATGA
- a CDS encoding sensor histidine kinase — MLAKLTPIRLDLLLAAVLTWLAVATAVEYTGGELTRVAYVLAALTVAPIALRQLAPVATMAVMLAALAVYSAFEYGGLPSAGVGALVGMFSVATLRSRPVAAVVFVVTLAVVAGALVRVGDAVAWSEVVQSVLILSGAWMLGEGTRRWAHRVEQVAEEAARAVADERVRIARELHDIVAHHMSVISLQAGVAQYVLDTDLKTARAAITTVGDTSREALTEMRRLLDVLRVDHDDDFRPQPGLAALDDLVERARGAGLPVDVVITGEARELQPGPDLCAYRVAQESLTNVLKHAGPARARIDVDYGEQTLVLKVTDNGRAAPQEGADHPSHGIRGMRERAELYGGVLTAGRTADGGFGVVLRLPMAEVAAR, encoded by the coding sequence GTGCTGGCGAAACTCACACCGATCCGGTTGGACCTGCTGCTCGCGGCGGTGCTGACCTGGTTGGCCGTGGCCACCGCGGTGGAGTACACCGGTGGCGAGCTGACCCGGGTGGCGTACGTGCTGGCCGCGCTGACGGTCGCGCCGATCGCCCTGCGCCAGCTCGCGCCGGTCGCCACGATGGCCGTGATGCTGGCCGCGCTGGCGGTGTACAGCGCGTTCGAGTACGGCGGCCTGCCCAGCGCCGGCGTCGGCGCGCTGGTCGGCATGTTCAGCGTGGCCACCCTGCGGTCCCGCCCCGTGGCCGCGGTCGTGTTCGTGGTGACGCTGGCGGTGGTGGCCGGCGCCCTCGTCCGGGTCGGGGACGCGGTCGCGTGGTCGGAGGTCGTGCAGTCGGTGCTGATCCTGTCGGGCGCCTGGATGCTGGGCGAGGGCACCAGGCGCTGGGCGCACCGCGTCGAGCAGGTGGCCGAGGAGGCGGCGCGGGCGGTCGCCGACGAACGGGTGCGCATCGCGCGGGAGCTGCACGACATCGTCGCGCACCACATGTCGGTGATCTCCCTCCAGGCCGGGGTGGCGCAGTACGTGCTGGACACCGACCTGAAGACGGCCCGCGCGGCGATCACCACCGTCGGCGACACCAGCCGCGAGGCGTTGACCGAGATGCGCAGGCTGCTCGACGTGCTGCGGGTCGACCACGACGACGACTTCCGACCGCAGCCCGGCCTGGCGGCGCTGGACGACCTGGTGGAACGCGCCCGCGGCGCGGGCCTGCCGGTGGACGTCGTGATCACCGGCGAGGCGCGGGAGCTCCAGCCGGGACCGGACCTGTGCGCGTACCGGGTGGCGCAGGAGTCGCTGACCAACGTGCTCAAGCACGCCGGACCGGCCAGGGCGCGGATCGACGTCGACTACGGGGAGCAGACCCTGGTGCTGAAGGTGACCGACAACGGCCGCGCGGCGCCCCAAGAGGGCGCCGACCACCCGTCGCACGGCATCCGCGGCATGCGTGAGCGCGCCGAGCTGTACGGGGGCGTGCTCACCGCGGGCCGGACGGCGGACGGCGGGTTCGGCGTGGTGCTGCGGCTGCCGATGGCCGAGGTGGCGGCCCGGTGA
- a CDS encoding sensor histidine kinase yields MARTALLLAVVVADTGLAWLGGTAGPALAGAAVLTAVVLVLAARRPLAAFPVAVAMALVTGGSPALLAVTSYQAGRRVASRRDLTLVVAAGFAYPAFLALSTQRPATEPWPALARAGLLVALPLAAGVHFTRQAEWERTRERLRIAVDMHDSLGRWLSLVSVQAAALEVAPLPDDQRPVARDLAHAARSAVDELHAVVATLRAGPGLGGVDEVVAQFRRAGVRVVVERSGGARPMAGDAEHAAYRVVQEGLTNAARHAPGAPVAVSLAWQPDALLVGVTNPVVDAEAGGSVGVPGGGTGLAGLTDRVRSAGGLLLVRAEPDAFRLTAMLPLAPDRLAPDRSTPDRSTPDRLGAVT; encoded by the coding sequence ATGGCGAGGACTGCTCTGCTGCTCGCAGTGGTGGTGGCCGACACCGGGTTGGCGTGGCTGGGCGGCACGGCGGGCCCGGCGTTGGCCGGCGCGGCCGTGCTGACCGCCGTGGTGCTGGTCCTGGCCGCGCGCCGGCCGCTCGCGGCGTTCCCGGTGGCGGTCGCGATGGCGCTGGTGACCGGTGGCTCGCCGGCCCTGCTGGCGGTCACGAGCTACCAGGCCGGTCGACGCGTCGCGTCCCGCCGCGACCTGACCCTGGTGGTGGCGGCCGGGTTCGCGTACCCGGCGTTCCTGGCGCTGTCGACGCAGCGGCCGGCGACCGAGCCGTGGCCCGCGCTGGCCAGGGCGGGGCTGCTGGTGGCCCTGCCGCTGGCCGCGGGCGTGCACTTCACCAGGCAGGCCGAGTGGGAGCGGACGCGGGAGCGGCTGCGCATCGCGGTGGACATGCACGACTCGCTGGGCCGGTGGCTGAGCCTGGTCTCGGTGCAGGCGGCGGCCCTGGAGGTGGCGCCGCTGCCGGACGACCAGCGCCCGGTGGCGCGCGACCTGGCCCATGCCGCTCGCAGCGCGGTGGACGAGCTGCACGCCGTGGTGGCGACCCTGCGCGCCGGCCCGGGGTTGGGCGGGGTGGACGAGGTGGTGGCGCAGTTCCGCCGGGCGGGGGTCCGGGTGGTGGTGGAGCGGTCGGGCGGCGCGCGGCCGATGGCGGGCGACGCGGAGCACGCCGCTTACCGGGTGGTGCAGGAGGGCCTGACCAACGCCGCCCGCCACGCGCCGGGTGCGCCGGTGGCGGTTTCCCTGGCCTGGCAACCGGATGCGCTGCTGGTGGGCGTGACCAACCCGGTGGTCGACGCGGAGGCCGGCGGCTCGGTGGGCGTTCCCGGCGGCGGCACGGGGTTGGCGGGCCTGACCGACCGGGTCCGGTCCGCCGGTGGCCTGCTGCTGGTGCGCGCCGAGCCGGACGCCTTCCGGCTGACCGCGATGCTGCCCCTCGCCCCCGACCGACTCGCCCCCGACCGATCCACCCCCGACCGATCCACCCCCGACCGGCTCGGCGCCGTCACGTGA
- a CDS encoding response regulator, whose product MIKVLIADDEPLITAGIRTVLESAGDIEVVAIAADGRAAVEAARRHHVDVALLDLAMPVVDGLTAAAALTGPRVVVLTAFGDEANVRAALRQGVDGFALKNCAPDELIRAVRAVHAGEAYLSPAVARHVLGMVSIDVRAEPAARRLAALTPRESDIVALLAEGLSNAEIGRRVHLSEATIKTYVSRALAKLGCRNRVEAALLVRDAAGR is encoded by the coding sequence GTGATCAAGGTCCTGATCGCCGACGACGAGCCGCTGATCACCGCGGGCATCCGGACCGTCCTGGAATCGGCCGGTGACATCGAGGTGGTGGCCATCGCCGCCGATGGCCGCGCCGCCGTCGAAGCCGCCCGCCGCCACCACGTGGACGTCGCCCTGCTCGACCTCGCGATGCCGGTGGTGGACGGCCTGACCGCCGCCGCCGCGCTGACCGGCCCCCGGGTCGTGGTGCTGACCGCGTTCGGCGACGAGGCCAACGTCCGCGCGGCCCTGCGCCAGGGCGTCGACGGCTTCGCGCTGAAGAACTGCGCCCCCGACGAGCTGATCCGCGCGGTCCGCGCCGTGCACGCCGGCGAGGCTTACCTGTCGCCCGCCGTGGCGCGGCACGTCCTCGGGATGGTCTCGATCGACGTCCGCGCGGAACCCGCCGCCCGCAGGCTCGCCGCCCTCACGCCCCGCGAGTCCGACATCGTCGCCCTGCTCGCGGAAGGGCTGTCGAACGCCGAGATCGGCCGCCGCGTCCACCTGAGCGAGGCGACCATCAAGACCTACGTCAGCCGCGCCCTGGCCAAGCTCGGCTGCCGGAACCGGGTCGAGGCGGCGCTGCTGGTCCGGGACGCGGCCGGGCGGTAG
- a CDS encoding serine hydrolase domain-containing protein: protein MKRLCATVVIAVLGLTAATGTAGAGPRVDTRTLQRHADGLLLQGAPGVLVEVDTPRGDVEVRSGFGDVDRRTPVPWEAKFRIGSNTKTYVAATVLQLVAEGRMSLEDTVERWLPGVVRGNGNDGSKITVRQLLQHTSGLADYVGKMPQLFLEDRFQQSRFRTVTPERAVALAMTEAPDFAPGEDWSYSNTGYALVGMIIERVTGNTWQHEVRTRIVEPLGLRDTHLPGTSPFVPRPHAVAYQRFAEKGIEADPDDPRWGDPVDVTTYNPSWGGAAGDMIGTTDDGNRFLRALMSGEVLRPAQLAEMTKTVPAPAFDGPWPGARYGLGIMWTPNSCGGQWSHGGNIHGFMTRNGVTPDGTRSVTVSVNTDSMVARPGAPKVDKDVTVDLIDHALCGLR, encoded by the coding sequence ATGAAACGACTCTGTGCGACAGTGGTGATCGCGGTGCTGGGCCTCACGGCGGCGACGGGCACGGCCGGCGCCGGGCCCCGCGTCGACACCAGGACCCTCCAGCGGCACGCGGACGGGTTGCTGCTGCAGGGCGCCCCGGGCGTCCTGGTCGAAGTGGACACACCGCGCGGCGACGTCGAGGTGCGCAGCGGTTTCGGCGACGTCGACCGGCGGACCCCGGTGCCGTGGGAGGCGAAGTTCCGCATCGGCAGCAACACCAAGACCTACGTCGCGGCGACCGTGCTGCAACTGGTCGCCGAGGGGCGGATGTCCCTTGAGGACACTGTCGAGCGCTGGCTGCCCGGTGTGGTGCGGGGCAACGGCAACGACGGGTCGAAGATCACCGTGCGGCAGTTGTTGCAGCACACCAGCGGCCTGGCCGACTACGTCGGCAAGATGCCGCAGCTGTTCCTGGAGGACCGGTTCCAGCAGTCCAGGTTCCGGACGGTGACGCCGGAGCGGGCCGTCGCGCTGGCGATGACCGAGGCGCCGGACTTCGCGCCCGGCGAGGACTGGAGCTACTCCAACACCGGTTACGCCCTGGTCGGCATGATCATCGAGCGGGTGACCGGCAACACCTGGCAGCACGAGGTGCGGACCCGGATCGTCGAGCCGCTCGGCCTGCGCGACACGCACCTGCCCGGCACGTCGCCGTTCGTGCCGAGGCCGCACGCCGTCGCCTACCAGCGGTTCGCGGAGAAGGGCATCGAGGCCGACCCGGACGACCCGCGCTGGGGCGACCCGGTCGACGTGACGACCTACAACCCGTCGTGGGGCGGCGCGGCCGGTGACATGATCGGCACCACCGACGACGGCAACCGGTTCCTCAGGGCGTTGATGAGCGGCGAGGTGCTGCGGCCCGCGCAGCTCGCGGAGATGACGAAGACCGTGCCCGCGCCCGCGTTCGACGGCCCGTGGCCCGGTGCCCGGTACGGGCTCGGCATCATGTGGACGCCGAACTCGTGCGGCGGGCAGTGGTCGCACGGCGGCAACATCCACGGCTTCATGACCCGTAACGGCGTCACGCCCGACGGCACGCGCAGCGTCACGGTGTCGGTCAACACGGACTCCATGGTCGCCCGGCCGGGTGCGCCCAAGGTGGACAAGGACGTCACGGTGGACCTGATCGACCACGCCCTCTGCGGTCTGCGGTGA